AAAAACTTATTGCTAATTACGAACAGCAGATCAAAGACCTGAAAGCCGAAATTGAACACCTGAAAAGCAAATAAATGAAATCAATCGTAATCAATATCGGCAACAGCAATATACGTTTCGGGCTTTTTAATGAAGACAATTGTGATGTATCATGGGTGGTGAATACAAAACCGTACCGGACGCCGGATGAACTGTATGTCCAGATGTCCATGCTGTACCAGACGTATAAAATCGAGCCCAAGGAAATTTCTAAAGTGGTTATCGGCTCGGTTGTCCCTCAGCTTACCAAAGTGATGAATGCCGCCATCAAAAAGATTCATGATCTGGATCCTGTGATTGTAGACCGGAATACCCCTTCGGGCGTGGTGGCAAAATCCAAACAGATGGGAACGGATATCTACGCCAATCTTGTGGCCGCCCATAACCTGTATCCGGACAGAAAGAAAATCGTACTGGATTTCGGAACGGCTCTTACGGCAAGCTGCGTAGCGGAAGATGGTGAGACATTGGGCGTGATTATCGCTCCGGGAATTATTACGGCATTAAATTCCCTGATCAGCCAGACGGCCCAGCTTCCGGGAATCGAACTGGTAAAGCCGAAAACCGTATTGGGCCTAGACACGGTAAGCTGTATGCAGAGCGGAATGGTCTACGGTTTTTTAGGAATGGTGGAAGGTTTTATCGACAGGATCAATGAGGAAGTACAGGATGACTGTTTTGTCGTGGCTACAGGCGGTGTTTCCCATGTATATAAGCCCCTGACTGATAAAATTCATGTGATGGACCGGCTTCATACACTGAAAGGGCTGTACTTTTTAGGAAAAGAGCTGTAGTATAAAAGTGAGGTTGAGGCGAGGAGCATCAACTGTGTATTACCGGCGTTTCGACTGAAAGAATTCCCTCACAATGGAAGCGCATTCGTTTTCCATAATGCCGGTTGCGATTTCCGTTTTCGGATGGAGGGTAAGGTGTTTGTTGATAAACCCGCGCTGTTCGTCCCGTGCTCCTATGACTACTCTTGAGATCTGCGACCAGGAAAGGGCCCCGGAACACATAACACAGGGTTCCAAGGTTACATACAATGTGCAATTTTTAAGGTATTTCCCACCCAGAAAGTTGGCAGCGGAAGTGATGGCCTGCATTTCGGCATGGGCAGTGACGTCATTGAGTGTTTCGGTAAGATTGTGTGCTCTGGCTATAACGCGGTTATTGGAGACCACCACACAGCCGATCGGGACCTCATCTTTTTCTAAAGCGATTGCGGCTTCATTAAAAGCCATTTTCATAAAGTATTCGTCGGTAAACATTTAGTCGAAAGTCATGGTTAAGGGAAGCTTGAAGCGGTATCTTACGTTACTGCCTTTAAAAACGGCCGGGGCAAACTTTTCAGAAATGGAATAGAGTGCAATTTCAGCCTGCCTGTTGAAGGTGAAGTTGTTTCCCTGTGCCTGGACGTTGCTGATGGTTCCGTCTTTCTCTACAATAAAGGCAATATGGGCTTTCACGGTTTTTTCTTCTGCATAGACGCCGTCTATATAAAACAGATCGGCCACTTCCTGTCTTAATGCATTGATGCCTCCGGGATAATCTGCAGATTTTTCTGTAGTAGGGATAAGATCAGTATGATTATTTGAGATCATGCCTCTGGTCTGAAGTTTCCTTAGATCTTCCAGGTTTTTTACTTTCAGCAAAGCTCCGATCAGTGCTACATTTTCTATACTGTCCATTTTCTTCATGAAAAACACAAAGTCGCCTTTTATGGCATCTTTGGACAAGGCATTGGTCTCGGCATCATATTTTTTCTTAAACTCATGATTAAGAAGCTGGTGGTGGTGATTGTAGTAATTCTTTACATTCCTGAATTCCTCTGCCTGCTGCGAAAAGCACAGGCATGAAATTATACAGAAAAGACACAGAAAGAGAGGTTTCACGTTGATATATTTATGTAAATGTAATTAAATATTCTGAAATGTGATGGCCTTTTTAGTTTTTCAGGTAGCTGCTCAGCGACTCCTGAAGGTGGTTCCGGATGTCTTCCACCAGGCGTTCCGGTTCCAGGACCTGCACTTCTTTTCCGTAGGACAGGATCTCCTGCATAAAATCGTAGGTCGGGTGAAGAAAAAACTCAAAGAAAATTTCTTCCGGGGTTTCCCTGGTCTCTTTCTGCGACTGGTGGAGCGGGAAGCTTTTGATGTATTCTCCCTGATGCCGGCTGCATTTGATCATGATTTTCTGAGGGATTTGCTCTGCTAAATTCATTACACCGAAGGCATTTTTAAAATGTTCCCTGAAATTATATTTGTATTTTTCACGGAAACGGCTTTTCGTAACATTCAGGTAATTGATACGGTCCAGCCCGAAAGATTTCAGCATCTTATCCTTGGTATCAATGGCAATAAGGTACCATCGGTCTTTGGATTCCTTCAGGGCCAGCGGATGCACTTTCCGGGACGTCATCAGCTTGTTTTTGTAGTTGTAATGTTCAAAGGAAACGATCCTTTTGTTACGAATGGCAAAGAAAAGGTCATAAAAATGCTCTACGCCGGTAGGTTTCCTGCTTTCAAAAAAGATAAAATCCGCAAAATCCGGATGTACATTCAGGGCGTTGCTGACCTGAAAGGATTCCAGTAATTTCTGGTTGTACTCATCCACTTCCATGATCGGGCGGCTCTCGATGTAGTAGCGGTTGTCTCCTTTCTTTTTGTTGTGAATGGACAGGTTGAAAAGATTTGCAATCTCGCGGATATCCCTTTGCAGCGTGCGGATCGAGTAGCCCTTGATTCCTGCATCCTGGAATTCGAACGAGTTCAGAAGATAGTCCTCCAGCTGCGAATAGGTAGCCGGAGAACTTTCCAGTCTTTTGATGATCAGGGCATATCTTGTCAGGTAAAAATCTTTTTTCATCCGGGTATATTTTATGGCAGCTCTGCTGCGTTAATGTGATCGAATGGAACGCAAAGCGTTTCATGATTAAAGTTTCTATCACAAAGATATAGGCTTAATGCGACAAAACGTGTCGTGTTTTACTTTTTGTTGAATTTTACAATGAAAATTATAAAAAGTGATTTCTTTCAATAATACTTTATATTCATTATTTATAATCAAATCTTGTGGATATGCAAATAAAAATTCCAGTATAAGTTAAGCTACATTTTTGTAAATTTTATTTTGATTGTTAAATTCTTCTATTGTTTGGTAATTCAGTGTACTGTGGCGTCTTTTTTTGTTGTACCAGACTTCGATGTATTCGAAAATTTCCAGCTCCATTTTTTCTTTTGTAATGAGCTTATTGCCTTAAATGACTTCTGTTTTTAATGATTTGAAAAAACTTTCAGCTACTGCATTATCCCAACAATTTCTTTTGCGGCTCATACTTCTTGTAACATCATAAAATTCACTGGTATCCGCAAATTTTTTACTTGCATATTGAACGCCTCTGTCGCTGTGAAAAATTAATCCAGTAATTATTTTCCGGTTTTTGACAGCCATTTTCCAGGCTGCAAGACTTATATTCTCTTTAATAAAACTAGTCTCTAACTCCAATTCCTTCGGATTTTCACAGTTTTTCGGATCATCTTCAGTGAAAATCGGTAACGGCTGGTCCGGATCTACTTTTAAACCGACAGATTCAGCCTGTAAAATGGTTAAAGTAGTGGGATTCTTGTGATCCAGTATTTACCTTGGGCTTTCCTGTTGGCTGTTTTAATTTAGAAGCTGTTTAAACTTATTTAGAAAGAGAGTTCCGAGAAAATTAGCAATTTTGGATTGCAATTTAAAAGACTAATAATCTGGAACTCATTAGCAAATATAAAATAGAGAAATGGATTTTACCCCATTTAAGCAAAGGAAAAAGAGGGTTTTCTACGAAGTTTGACCTTGTAAAGATAATTCAGACCATCATAAAACGGCTGAAAACCGGTTGCCAGTGGCGGGAAATTTCAATAAAAGACTATTTTGGGGAAGAAAACATAAGCTGGCAGAATGTGTATTATTTTTTTAATAAATGGAGCAGGGACGGCAGCTTCAGGAATGTCTGGGTTCATCTTTTAAATCGTAACAGGAGGATGTTGGATCTATCGTGTGTTCAACTCGACGGCAGTCAGACCCGGTGCAGGATGGGTGGAGAATCGACGGGATACCAAAGCAGGAAATCTGCGAAAACCAGCAATATGATTTTTCTTTGTGACAATCGTGGCCAAATGCTTTCAATGGGAAATCCCAGAAGCGGAAATCATCACGATTTACATGAAATAGAAGGCATTATGGGTGAGATTATTGAAATTTTGTCCGAAGCGGAAATTTCTCATAAAGGTCTTTTTCTGAATGCGGATTCAGGATTTGACAGTAAAAATTTAAGACAGAAATTAGAAATGGGGGAAATAACGGGCAACATCAAAACCAATTCCCGGAATAAGAAAACAGTAGATAATGATTACTATTTTGATGAAAAATTATACGAAAGCAGATTTAAAATAGAGCAGGCAAATGCTTGGTTAGACGGCTTCAAGGCTTTACTGATTAGATTTGAAACATTGAATATTACATGGAAGGCTATGCACTTTTTGGCATTCTCCTTAAGACTAATCAAAAAATTAAAAGTTTAAACAACTTCATAAACATATTTTTCTCTTTTATATAATCTAATCCAATTTTCTATCGTATAATCTCCTTCCTTAACTCCTTTTAATGGAGCATTCTTCACATATTCTTGAAAACCTATTTTAGACATTTCTTCTGCATGGTAATGTTCGTGTACCATTACATACTCTGTTACATCATCCATATATTTTATGGTATCAATATTGGGATCAAATTGTGCTAGAACATTTGGGTTATCAAATTTATCTACTTTCAATAATTTAGTACCATACTTTTTCATTACCAGTACCCAATCTTCTATTTCCGATTCTGAAAGAATTTCACCTCCTTGAACACCTATTTTTTGATATTACTTGCTTCAAGAACGTCATCAATAATTTTTTTGAAACTTCCTTTTTCTCCTTTTAAGATACACAATAATTCTTGAAAGCTTCAATAGTCCTTAGCACAAATCTGGAAAAAATTCTTATTGCTTTCAAAATGCTTTATGCCAATCCCTAACCAAGACGAAAGATTCCAAAGATCATTTTCTAATTTTTTTTAATAAAAAAACCGCCTCATTTATGAAGCGGTTTATAAATACTATCTTCCATAATCTTTAATGAAAGTATTTTCTGTGGGATGATATTCAAAAGTTTTTAGATTTAACCATCTTATTTCTATAAAACCCATTACTCCTTTTTCTTTGCTGAAATCATTATCAGTATCTATGTATGTAGCTAGAAAATTTTCTCCATCAATTTCTTTTATTTCACCTATTGAATAAATGGGAGAAATCTTATTCCAATTAATAGGTTTTGGTGGAAGTACGATTCTGACTATTTCCTTTTTTAAGTTGTACATCACAAGATTGTTTGGATGAGGATGAATTATTGAGTTCTTATAGAATAAAATTAAAATATATTCAGGAGATAAAAATATTTTAGCAGGTCTTTCTTTTTCAGACCACTCAAAGCTATATTTATGAATGTTAACTGACCAAGATAGCTCTATTGGATCTTCAATTATTCCATTTTCTTTTTCAAATCCATTCTTTTTTTCATCCTCTGGATATAAAGATTTAATGTAAAATTTCATAATTATTTTAATTTTTCTGAGTTAATTTCTTCTATGAATGATTTAAACGTTTTTTCTTCCCAAGCATTAATAAATTCCCACTGTTTAGGACCTGTATTTATTCCTGTATCCAAGTGACCAATATAACCTTCTCTAGTTGGTAATTCTTTACCTGCTTTTACTTTATACCTTCTTACAACCAATTCGCCTATTGCTTCATCTTTAAAGCTTTTAAGAACTTGAAGTTTTTCTCGTAATTCTTTTATGCTTTTTACTTCATAATCAGAGGCCCATCCACCAGGAACTTCTCTTTGTAAGCTCCTATTCTCAAACTCTACAATATAAAATTCATCTCCTTCTTTTAGGACTTTATCTATTACTTTAGATTTGTTAGTAGGTTTAACAGCAAAAGGATTATAATTTCCTGACCTTTCAAAAGTATAGTTAATATATTCTCCATCCCGAATTTTTCCTTCTTCAAACTTTGCCCGGAAACCTATATCATCACCTTTTTTTATAACCTTTATATTATCATTATACTTTTTAATGGTTTTTTTTCCAAAATCATCAATTACTTCCAGCTCTATTTTTACGTTTTTTAACTCTGTAAAATATTCATAATTATTGAGTTCTCTAAAGTATTTTATTTCAACAATAATTCCTTTAGGATTTATTTTTAAAAGTGTTTTTCCTTTAAATTCTAATACCAAGAGACCATCAATAATTTTTTTTTGAAGATTTGGAAAATTTTTAGTTAATAAATCTACAAATTTTCCGATACCTGAAGGTAATTTTTTTAGAAATATAGAAACTTGTTCATCTATTAATTTTATTGATTTCGTAAACGCTTCATCAATAATTCTCTTAATTTCATTCCATCCTCTCTTTAAAAATATTAATAACTCCTGAAAACCTTTGATAAGATCTTGTATGCTTTTTATAACAAATTTAGAAAAAGTTCTTATAGCTTTTACAATACCTTTTACAGCACTAAATCCTAAGCGAAAAATTCCTAGAATTGTCTCTGCTAATGCATTTACAATTGCGGCAACACTCAAAGTTCCTCCACTTACAAGTATTCCAACGATGATTTCAATAATTAGTGAAATGATAAACCCAAAAGCATAGCCTATAAAATAAGAGCAGGCAACAGGATCAAAGGTAAGATTCATTCCTTTTGATTTCTCATAAATGTATTTTGCAGTTTCGGTAAAACTGATCTTTTTTATTGCCTGTACAGCTTCATCAAACTGTTCCAAAAGGGTAGGCAGATATTTGTCTATGTTCTGAACAAAGTCTTTTCCCATTGTAATCCCGTCATAGATCATCTTCACCATGGCGAATAATCCTGAAAGAGAATCTACAAGCCCGTTCCACACTCCGCATAATAGGGCATTATATGCTTGTACACCATATTTAAGAATGTCAAGATTAGAAATGTCGTCTAAACCCGTAATGACATCGTACATAATGTCATAGGCACTAAGATACAGGTTGTATAAGAGTTCCAAAAAACCTTTTGGCTGACTGTTTTTTCTGAAATCTTTTTTGATGTTTAAAACCAACCTTACCAGATTATTCTGATCAGTAAGCATTGTTTTTAACAGTTCGGTGATTTCGCTAAAATTGACAATGCCATTACTGTCTTTTCCGGAAGAGAGAAGGGGATTATATCTGTAATTTTTATCGACTTCTCCGTTTTCAAGTTTTGGCGGTTTGGGCTGCCATCTGTTTTCTCCAAGTCTTGTTTCTTCTATGAGTAAAATGACCTTTTCTAAAAGAACACTGGTTGCTTTTCTGAGAGCATCATTGGTCAGGATTTCTAAACCGGGGCTGATAACAGAAATTCCACTGGAAAAAAAAGAAGCCAGCTTAAAGTATGTTTTGGCAATATCAACACGGATATCTTCAATATAGCCTTTCTGTAAAAGCGTTTTGATCTGATCATCAGATAATTCAGGGATTACTTTTTTTATTTCTTTGTAAATCTCATCATTACTATATAAGTCATATTCCAGCCTTCCGCTTTTATTCAGAAAAGATAAGACATCATTTGAAATTTTTATTGCGCCATAGGTTCCGCTGACCTTATCTTCAGTATTGTCTTCTACAAAAATTAATATTTCTCTTCCTGAAGGAGCAGAGACCTCAAAAGATTCTTTCAGTTTTGTAGCATCTCTTGATGAAAATATAATGACTCTGAAAGCAAAATTATTAACGTCTTCTACACCATAATAATAAAAGTCTTTTACAGTAGTTTTAATGACTGATTCTAAATCGCTTCCAATGTCCGGAATATAAGTGAAAGTTCCTTCAACAGGAGGATTTGAATCCGGATAATATTTTGTTAAGAGTTCATCAGGTGATTGATTGAAAAATTTTACGGTTGCAAGCGGGCTTACGTTGGTCATTCCTCGTATGTTCTCTCCAATTGAAAAAGTATTCTTAAATGAAGGAAATGAAGATTGAAAAAATTTATTCTCCATCGACAAAGCTTCTTCACCAATATCAAAAACATCTTTATATTCTGTATTTTTCATTTTTAATAATTTTAAAGGATTAATAAAAAGGCAGAGTCTTACACTCTGCCCCATATTATTGAAAAATTCTAATTAAAATGTATAAGCTGACTGGATGTTAAAGCCTGCGTCTGCACCTGTGGTATCATTATTGGTAGTATTGTTAATGTAGGAAACAAGAGATAATGCGTCTTCAATTCCTGTTCTTGTACTCATATTTACATAAGAACCATATTGTATGTACACAATAAATAAATTTCCATTTCTTGCGATGCTCCAATTAATTACAGGCTGATCATTAGGTGTACCTACTGCAAAGAGAGTGTCGCCTGCGATCGTTTTTGTATGATTAGCAATATTATTGCTACTAATACTTATTTGAAAATGAGCATTATTTGTCAAAGCCAGAGTATTATTTGTGTTTATCAAGCCCAAGACAATATTCATTAAAGAAAAAGCTGCATCACTCAGCCTCATCGTTCCGGATATTATGAAGTTTTGCCCTGCTGTAACGAACTCGCTGCTCTTTAATGCCGCAACAATGAGATTTTCCCTGGCGAAAGGTTTATTGGCAGCTCTTGCATTATAAGACATGGAACCCCCGGAAACCGTAATGACATTTTGTGTATTTGGAGTAAAAAGTTTAGTTTCCCATGTAAGATTATTTAAATTAATCGCATTTAAAGCAGAAACTATTTTAATTGTTAATGAAGTTACATAATAAGCAACGCCGTTCCATAACCTTATCTTATATTCTCCGATTGCTAAATTCTTAAAATTATAATAGAACATTAGGTCTAAGCCGTTTTGATATAACTGAACCTGTGAATTAGGAATGGTTGCTATTTTGGTAACACCATCTGCTGCCATGATATCTACAGAGAAAGACGTTGGTGGCAGGTTGAGGTTTGCACCTCTCAGACTGATCCAGTAATTTCTATCCTGTTTATCTATAACAGGTGGGGTAATGGCAGCTACGCTCATGGTATTTGTCGTCCACCCTCCGTTCATTGCTGTTTTCCATGCTGTTCTTTCAGCATCGGACATTGTTGCCGGCAGGCTTAAAAATGATTGTTTACCATTGGATTTTCCTACTTTTCCAGCTGGATTCTGTGTAATAAATGTATTGAATGCGGGGTCATTAGAAACATCGGCTAATCCGGAAATTGTGTAGTTTTTGCCGATTGTCTTCATTTCCCAATCGGCTCCTAATGTCAATCCTGCTCCGGTAACGGATGTTAAAGAAGAATTGGCGATATTCTTTCCTAAATCTCCTGCCGGAAGTCTTGCCACATCTCCATTATCATTTAAACCCACAATTTTAGGATAATCCAAAACATTACCGTCATTTGCAGGCCTGTTTAATTTTTGACGGACTTTTTCTTTTGTAACCGAATTGTATTCTGCCTGAGTGGTAATTCCATCTGCAATCAGGTCAAGATCTGAAATGCTTACATGGTCATCTGACAATGCTACCGGGATTGATCCGTCAACTACAGCATGGGTTTTCAAATCACCGTTAGCGTCAATGGCATAGTCTGTGTAAGTAGCTGCACCCGGTGCAGCTACTTGGTAAATAACATTGGTTTCTCTTTCCGTGGCAGGCGGCAATGCATTTACTCTTATTATTTTTCCTATATTGGACATTTTATTTTAATTTTTTAGTTGGTATTTAATTAAAGCCAGTCTCCTGTGATGATTTTTTCAGTTGTGTCCTCAGATTTCACGCCTAGTAAATTATTATTGGGCTTAAAGTATGAATTATCAGTTACTACATCTGAAGGTACTTCAAACTCCCTAGGATTTTCCTTTGTAAAAGGCAGTACAGTAAGGGTCTTTAATCCTACAGAATCTTCCTGTAAAATATTAAGAGATGTAGGAAGTGTTGTAATCCATGCTTTTCCCTGCTTCAGACCTACTGGTTCACGCATTTCATCAACAATACTCATATACATTGGATCTCCTATAACAGGAACTTCGCCACCATTCCAGATTCTTCCGGTTGTTAAAAAGAACTGTACCGCATCTTCAAATCCCGGATTTACGGTAACAATTACTCTTGCCATACCTGCCTGAAGAAAATTTCTGAACAATGGATCTGCACTGTTTGATAAATACATATTCTGCCATTCATTCCTGTTGGCCCAGTAATAAGGGTAGAATGTATACTGCATAATGGTCCATTCAAAAGCCTGTTCCATAAATTTGGCTAATGCGGTATACTGATCAAGATTTTCATCTAAAATAATGCTGAAATCCTGCATTGCTTTTGCATTATTGGTAAGGTTTTTACCTAAAGCAGAATAATCCTGAAGTAGAAATGCAATACAGTTATGCTTAAGAATAACTCTTTCCATATCTCGGTAGAAGCTGGAAACCTTCTCTTCATTCTCTTTCTCCTGCTCCTTAGCGGTTGCCTCCAATTCTTTTTTCTTTTCCTGGAACTCAGCATAGGCTTCCTGATAGGCTTTAATGATCGCATCAAAGTTTTCCTGTTTCCATGTATTCATGTAAGCATCAGAAAGTTTACAGGTAACTTCAAAATTAA
The sequence above is a segment of the Chryseobacterium sp. JJR-5R genome. Coding sequences within it:
- a CDS encoding nucleoside deaminase, which translates into the protein MFTDEYFMKMAFNEAAIALEKDEVPIGCVVVSNNRVIARAHNLTETLNDVTAHAEMQAITSAANFLGGKYLKNCTLYVTLEPCVMCSGALSWSQISRVVIGARDEQRGFINKHLTLHPKTEIATGIMENECASIVREFFQSKRR
- a CDS encoding transposase: MQTIIKRLKTGCQWREISIKDYFGEENISWQNVYYFFNKWSRDGSFRNVWVHLLNRNRRMLDLSCVQLDGSQTRCRMGGESTGYQSRKSAKTSNMIFLCDNRGQMLSMGNPRSGNHHDLHEIEGIMGEIIEILSEAEISHKGLFLNADSGFDSKNLRQKLEMGEITGNIKTNSRNKKTVDNDYYFDEKLYESRFKIEQANAWLDGFKALLIRFETLNITWKAMHFLAFSLRLIKKLKV
- a CDS encoding WYL domain-containing protein, whose amino-acid sequence is MKKDFYLTRYALIIKRLESSPATYSQLEDYLLNSFEFQDAGIKGYSIRTLQRDIREIANLFNLSIHNKKKGDNRYYIESRPIMEVDEYNQKLLESFQVSNALNVHPDFADFIFFESRKPTGVEHFYDLFFAIRNKRIVSFEHYNYKNKLMTSRKVHPLALKESKDRWYLIAIDTKDKMLKSFGLDRINYLNVTKSRFREKYKYNFREHFKNAFGVMNLAEQIPQKIMIKCSRHQGEYIKSFPLHQSQKETRETPEEIFFEFFLHPTYDFMQEILSYGKEVQVLEPERLVEDIRNHLQESLSSYLKN
- a CDS encoding zincin-like metallopeptidase toxin domain-containing protein translates to MGVQGGEILSESEIEDWVLVMKKYGTKLLKVDKFDNPNVLAQFDPNIDTIKYMDDVTEYVMVHEHYHAEEMSKIGFQEYVKNAPLKGVKEGDYTIENWIRLYKREKYVYEVV
- a CDS encoding type III pantothenate kinase, coding for MKSIVINIGNSNIRFGLFNEDNCDVSWVVNTKPYRTPDELYVQMSMLYQTYKIEPKEISKVVIGSVVPQLTKVMNAAIKKIHDLDPVIVDRNTPSGVVAKSKQMGTDIYANLVAAHNLYPDRKKIVLDFGTALTASCVAEDGETLGVIIAPGIITALNSLISQTAQLPGIELVKPKTVLGLDTVSCMQSGMVYGFLGMVEGFIDRINEEVQDDCFVVATGGVSHVYKPLTDKIHVMDRLHTLKGLYFLGKEL